Proteins from a single region of Plasmodium brasilianum strain Bolivian I chromosome 13, whole genome shotgun sequence:
- a CDS encoding STP1 protein, which yields MEKCLSSERGVLGLGALSYYSRSEFRIITEKIKNETPSLNNETNKSIFRRKCLKLIDFLIQNKNAPRYVNQNKWEGTIKNWATSYFKLIAKNHGGCFPILDNNEKKILELNYEALDFCEKKNNKINEIQCLTGGRKISSECDEKCSNKINEYNVWISNEKVSFNKKKELLKYNCKNSPSHFPTEKCNILKSNIFSTLNECRDKNSATISPSTSKEEKTPLQVVRQNIVNSPPNDKVPTKEVMQDSLEGPTQTKEETTEDQEKPPVSQPVTQVSTSDATSSSQSTSAQIQNIQSEPDTTSKASSQPENEASLSPGSNILQNSVSQITMAPSSTETISSHSGTSLPSSTSANSNGPLKILEMFKKKKKTRRRHMKFLRLLVPSFSSNKSELFTDYRLEHPIYDDEEFIKKIKINELTKNVYLSKRKKDRSRTIIEVHMEVLEECRNEDWENNKEAFLKICLDEFTKKDYRTYPNLTYNDLITENIKCSDDITKQNILWNKWIERHRNISEKLKKVHWINNLKNEWKKELAYIQEREELKIKSPNENHKVPFIEIEKDLWKHWISKKGIIIEQYLEQEWIKQLDMDLNIMSDECVKEDTKNYIALINTEELQHKENYEELCKYIKKKLLTKLCILVLMTILEKYKKEVNFDNRESFLDISINEWKTQKYSRNKQEITENTTEYINSDIENKRNKEFHTHIRKDSFRNEIEDWIGEDDLYARSIVNNGTVEKSIDIAEKHIS from the exons ATGGAAAAATGTTTATCCTCG GAAAGAGGTGTTCTTGGTTTAGGAGCATTGTCATACTATAGCAGATCAGAGTTTAGAAttataacagaaaaaataaaaaatgaaactcCTTCCTTAAATAATGAGACTAATAAAAGCATTTTTAGGAGGAAATGCCTAAAATTGATTGATTTTCTAATACAGAATAAAAATGCACCACGTTAcgtaaatcaaaataaatgggaaggaacaataaaaaattgggCAACATCTTACTTTAAGCTTATAGCTAAAAATCATGGTGGATGTTTTCCAATTTtagataataatgaaaaaaaaattttagaattaaATTATGAAGCACTAGATTTctgcgaaaaaaaaaataataaaataaatgaaatacaaTGTCTTACAGGAGGACGTAAAATTTCAAGTGAATGTGATGAAAAATgttcaaataaaattaatgaatataatgtATGGATTAGTAATGAAAAGGTgagttttaataaaaagaaagaactcttaaaatataattgcaAAAATTCACCATCCCACTTTCCAACAGAAAAGTGCAATATactaaaaagtaatatatttagtacACTTAATGAATGTAGGGATAAGAATTCAGCTACAATTTCACCTAGTACAtctaaagaagaaaaaacacCTTTACAAGTTGTACGTCAAAACATAGTTAATAGTCCACCTAATGATAAAGTTCCAACCAAAGAGGTCATGCAAGATTCACTAGAAGGACCAACTCAAACAAAAGAAGAAACTACAGAAGATCAGGAAAAGCCACCGGTGTCACAACCCGTAACTCAAGTATCAACTTCAGATGCAACTTCAAGTTCACAAAGTACAAGTGcacaaatacaaaatatacaatCTGAACCAGACACAACTTCAAAAGCATCATCACAACCCGAAAATGAAGCTTCATTGTCACCAGGTTCTAATATTTTACAGAATTCAGTTTCCCAAATAACAATGGCACCTAGTTCTACTGAAACTATATCGTCACATTCTGGAACATCACTTCCCTCCTCGACTTCTGCTAACTCTAATGGTCCCCTTAAAATTCTAG aaatgtttaaaaaaaaaaaaaagacaagaAGGAGGCACATGAAATTTCTGAGACTACTAGTACCTTCATTTTCTAGCAATAAAAGTGAACTTTTTACAGATTATCGTTTAGAACACCCAATATATGATGATGAagaattcataaaaaaaattaaaataaatgaacttacaaaaaatgtatacttatcaaaacgaaaaaaagacAGATCCAGAACCATAATAGAAGTACATATGGAAGTACTTGAAGAATGCAGAAATGAAGATTGGGAAAACAACAAAGaagcatttttaaaaatttgtctAGATGAGTTCACAAAAAAGGATTATAGAACATATCctaatttaacatataatgatctaataacagaaaatattaaatgtagCGATGACattacaaaacaaaatattctatggaataaatggatagaaagacatagaaatatttctgaaaaattgaaaaaagtgCATTGgattaataatttgaaaaatgaatggaaaaaagaacTAGCTTATATTCAAGAAAgggaagaattaaaaataaaatctcCTAATGAAAATCACAAAGTTCCATTtatagaaatagaaaaagatcTATGGAAACACTGGATATCGAAAAAGGGTATTATTATAGAACAATATTTGGAACAGGAATGGATTAAGCAATTGGATATGGATTTGAACATTATGTCAGATGAATGCGTAAAGGaagatacaaaaaattatatagcaCTAATAAATACAGAAGAATTGCAGCAcaaagaaaattatgaagaattatgtaaatatataaaaaaaaaattattaacaaagcTCTGTATTCTAGTACTTATGAccatattagaaaaatataaaaaagaggtGAATTTTGATAATAGGGAATCATTTTTGGATATATCCATAAATGAATGGAAGACACAAAAATATTCACGTAACAAACAAGAAATTACAGAAAATACAACTGAATATATTAACAGtgatatagaaaataaaagaaataaggaATTCCATACTCATATAAGGAAGGACAGTTTCAGAAATGAGATAGAAGATTGGATAGGAGAAGATGACTTATATGCACGTTCTATAGTTAATAATGGGACAGTCGAAAAATCCATTGATATAGCAGAAAAACACATTTCATAA
- a CDS encoding fam-l protein has product MSNNEFNRKKNICNKVKENTEKHRHSHKGSLYFEGELDYKDSLKNYKIINYKEYEKLIRRKRGIKIVSISLFILLLIIPILDFSLKHFLQKGLLELSGLLIVDLYLKSSSGKDLEGSISSLFSSISVVDHTTIFLISNIFLYCLPIFILAVIFILGMVYYYRKVIKYENIKFRKKSHE; this is encoded by the exons atgtcaaataatgaatttaacagaaaaaaaaatatatgtaataaagtaaaagaaaacacTGAAAAACACAGACATTCACATAAAGgttcattatattttgagGG AGAACTTGATTATAAAGATAGCCTTAAAAACTACAagataattaattataaggaatatgaaaaattaatacgtAGGAAACGaggaataaaaattgtttcaATTTCactatttatattgttattgaTAATACCCATATTAGATTTTTCATTAAAgcattttttacaaaaaggTTTGTTGGAGTTATCAGGGTTGTTAATAGTAGATCTCTATTTAAAAAGCTCGAGTGGAAAAGATTTAGAAGGAAGTATTAGTTCGTTGTTCTCTTCCATTTCTGTGGTAGATCATACTACAATATTTTTGATCtcgaatatttttttatattgtttacctatatttatattagctgtcatatttatattaggGATGGTTTATTACTATAgaaaagttataaaatatgaaaatatcaagtttagaaaaaaatcacatgaataa
- a CDS encoding hypothetical protein (Plasmodium exported protein): MEEKYRSFISIKIFAFVILILICHYNSINNFSKTLCKKYKLDGDLCLTTNRQLSGDSMYIKLNDIIGCNVKYNKLLNEDNSKNNENNVSKIEKFRTTALNGREWNKVPKKIKSSHNSMDKYFEKKIFNLLETFDKSDMKINKMTHNIKRRRMIVSRAIPIFLALFMGLVFISSSKALVIMDKCVLVRTAVLVSRDGKRQCKKIVVPEGVLVAGSVVLIFVIFLFILGIAYTFKKIEKYEKMKENNCKFCYF; the protein is encoded by the exons ATGGAAGAAAAGTACAGGTCTTTCATCAGTATTAAAATCTTTGCATtcgttattttaattttgatatgccattataatagtata aataacTTTAGTAAAACATTATGTAAGAAGTATAAATTAGATGGAGATTTATGCTTAACAACTAATAGACAATTATCAGGGGATtcaatgtatataaaattaaatgatattataGGATGTAAcgttaaatataataaattgctaaatgaagataattctaaaaataatgaaaataatgtatCCAAAATCGAAAAATTTAGAACAACGGCATTAAATGGAAGGGAGTGGAACAAAGTacctaaaaaaataaagtctTCCCATAATAGTATggataaatattttgaaaaaaaaatattcaatctATTAGAAACCTTTGATAAAAGTgatatgaaaattaataaaatgactcataatataaaaagacgTAGAATGATAGTTTCACGTGCTATCCCAATATTTTTAGCTTTATTTATGGGATTAGTGTTTATTTCGTCATCTAAGGCATTAGTTATAATGGATAAATGTGTTTTAGTTCGTACTGCAGTACTTGTAAGCAGGGATGGAAAGAGgcaatgtaaaaaaattgtagtaCCTGAAGGTGTTTTAGTAGCTGGTTCAgtagttttaatttttgtaatatttttgtttatattagGTATTGCATAtacctttaaaaaaattgaaaaatatgaaaagatgaaggaaaataattgtaaattttgttatttttag